The following coding sequences are from one Prochlorococcus sp. MIT 1314 window:
- a CDS encoding phosphoesterase: MIERWALVSGLKGDLDTYELIQKDLKKTPGNITLFVLGDMIGPEKNCNRLLHRLINPKSNDLQPWCIYGWWEEQILLESGYRGDQRAEALRINKGEEVVKSLANAVDKSFLDWIAALQFGFVELDCGLIHGSSKDIGENLTLDTPPLTLLDRLTRLQVNRLFTARSKQQFHLELTEGTVNSEVKDLNGNRKKEQKVPQKAVIGIGAGKNYTLYDVGTDNTQFVQAGYKSEKRIKGFGKI, from the coding sequence ATGATAGAACGCTGGGCACTCGTAAGTGGTCTTAAAGGGGATCTAGATACTTATGAACTTATTCAAAAAGACTTAAAAAAAACTCCAGGTAATATAACTCTTTTTGTTTTGGGGGATATGATAGGTCCTGAAAAAAACTGTAATAGGCTTCTCCATAGGTTAATTAATCCAAAAAGTAATGATTTACAACCATGGTGTATATATGGTTGGTGGGAAGAACAAATCCTATTGGAAAGTGGTTACCGTGGGGATCAAAGAGCTGAAGCTTTGAGAATAAATAAGGGTGAAGAAGTAGTTAAGTCTCTTGCGAATGCTGTAGACAAATCATTTCTTGATTGGATAGCAGCACTTCAATTTGGATTTGTTGAACTTGATTGTGGTTTAATTCACGGAAGCTCAAAAGATATTGGCGAAAATTTAACACTAGATACCCCCCCACTGACACTCCTTGATCGACTTACACGTCTTCAGGTAAACAGATTATTTACTGCAAGAAGCAAACAACAGTTTCATTTGGAATTGACAGAGGGAACTGTTAATTCTGAAGTAAAAGATTTAAATGGAAATCGTAAGAAAGAGCAGAAAGTTCCACAAAAAGCTGTTATTGGTATTGGGGCAGGAAAAAATTATACTCTTTATGATGTAGGGACTGATAATACTCAATTCGTACAAGCAGGATATAAATCAGAAAAAAGAATTAAGGGATTTGGAAAGATATAA
- the secG gene encoding preprotein translocase subunit SecG, with protein MINLLSWIWVFSGILLILLVLLHSPKGDGMGGIATSGSSMFNSASSAEASLNKITWTFLIIFLALAIILSAGWIS; from the coding sequence ATGATTAATCTTTTAAGTTGGATATGGGTATTTTCTGGAATTCTTCTGATACTTTTAGTTTTACTTCATAGTCCTAAAGGTGATGGAATGGGAGGAATAGCAACTAGTGGAAGCTCAATGTTCAATAGCGCAAGTAGTGCAGAAGCATCTCTCAATAAAATAACTTGGACCTTTTTAATTATATTTTTGGCTCTCGCAATTATTCTTAGCGCTGGCTGGATTTCATAA
- a CDS encoding EVE domain-containing protein — MTKENFWLMKSEPDAYSINTLKDDGVTLWDGIRNYQARNYMRNMNKGDKVFFYHSNCKPPGIVGLMEVIDLNIVDPTQFDKDSKYFDPKSKPENPRWDCVKVKFISKSNKIISLPELKILFSEDDLLVVKKGNRLSILPVRNDIAKILLKKI, encoded by the coding sequence ATGACTAAAGAAAATTTCTGGCTAATGAAAAGTGAGCCTGATGCATACAGCATAAATACTTTAAAAGATGATGGGGTAACTTTGTGGGATGGTATTAGAAATTATCAAGCGCGAAATTACATGAGAAATATGAACAAAGGAGATAAAGTATTTTTTTATCATTCAAACTGCAAACCTCCAGGCATTGTTGGACTTATGGAGGTAATAGACCTAAATATTGTTGACCCTACACAATTTGATAAAGATTCAAAGTATTTTGATCCAAAATCGAAACCTGAAAATCCGAGATGGGATTGTGTAAAAGTAAAGTTCATATCTAAATCAAATAAGATTATAAGTTTACCTGAATTAAAAATTTTATTTAGTGAGGATGATTTACTAGTTGTAAAAAAAGGAAATAGGTTATCTATATTACCTGTCCGAAATGATATAGCAAAAATACTGCTAAAAAAAATATAA
- the gpmI gene encoding 2,3-bisphosphoglycerate-independent phosphoglycerate mutase: protein MSKISSKNINKLSVPQSPVVLAILDGWGYREEISHNAIKSANTPIIDSLWHAYPHTLISASGSSVGLPDGQMGNSEVGHLTIGSGRIIQQELVRISNIVKNNQLGLVHELKEMADSLKRNNSTLHIMGLCSDGGVHSHIDHLLGLIKWASDNGIKKLAIHIITDGRDTPAKSASKYLNQIESCIKKFNTGEIASICGRYWIMDRNLLWDRTEKSYSNLTDPDIEVTNISPQDYIKKSYDKNITDEFIEPIRISENYLKDGDSLICFNFRPDRARQIIKSLSEKEFSDFERKIFPNLDLITFTQYDSNFSVKVAFPPESLNNFIGQIVSENGLKQYRTAETEKYPHVTYFFNGGVEIPLPGEDRNLIPSPRVATYDMEPKMSAEELTISCSKAIKSGNYAFVVINFANPDMVGHTGNMNATIKAIETVDKCIGQIVNATGEMGGSILITADHGNAEVMQGPSGEPWTAHTINKVPLIFIEGEKRKIPNMGNEIYLRDNAGLADIAPTLLQLLNLPIPKEMTGKSLIKEIELKGYNKVVQHV from the coding sequence ATGTCAAAAATTAGCAGCAAAAATATAAATAAATTAAGTGTTCCTCAGAGCCCTGTAGTTCTTGCAATACTAGATGGATGGGGCTACCGAGAAGAGATATCACACAATGCTATAAAAAGTGCCAATACACCAATCATAGATTCATTGTGGCATGCATATCCTCACACTCTAATAAGCGCTAGTGGATCTAGTGTAGGCCTCCCGGATGGTCAAATGGGTAATTCAGAGGTGGGACATCTTACCATTGGTTCGGGAAGAATAATCCAACAAGAACTTGTAAGGATTTCAAATATTGTAAAAAATAATCAGTTAGGTCTAGTTCATGAGTTAAAGGAGATGGCTGATTCATTAAAGAGAAATAATTCTACTTTGCACATCATGGGATTATGTTCTGATGGAGGAGTACATAGTCATATTGATCATTTATTGGGTTTAATAAAATGGGCATCCGATAATGGCATAAAAAAACTAGCAATTCATATTATTACTGATGGCAGAGATACTCCTGCAAAAAGTGCATCTAAATATCTTAATCAAATAGAGTCATGCATAAAAAAATTCAACACTGGTGAGATTGCCTCCATATGCGGAAGATACTGGATAATGGATAGAAATCTTTTATGGGACAGAACAGAAAAATCATATTCTAATTTGACTGATCCAGATATTGAAGTAACAAATATTTCTCCTCAGGATTACATAAAAAAAAGTTATGACAAAAATATAACCGATGAGTTTATAGAGCCCATTCGAATTTCGGAAAACTATCTTAAAGATGGGGATAGTTTAATTTGCTTTAACTTCCGTCCAGACAGAGCAAGGCAAATAATCAAATCACTTTCAGAGAAAGAATTCTCAGATTTTGAAAGAAAAATTTTTCCAAATCTTGATTTAATTACTTTTACTCAATATGACTCAAACTTTTCCGTTAAAGTTGCATTTCCTCCGGAATCTCTCAATAATTTTATCGGCCAAATAGTTTCAGAAAATGGCCTCAAACAATACAGAACAGCAGAAACAGAAAAATATCCTCACGTAACATATTTTTTTAATGGAGGAGTAGAAATTCCTTTACCTGGAGAAGATAGAAATTTAATTCCCTCTCCAAGAGTAGCAACTTATGATATGGAACCCAAAATGTCTGCGGAAGAACTAACTATTAGTTGTTCTAAAGCAATTAAAAGTGGAAACTATGCTTTTGTTGTAATCAATTTTGCTAATCCTGATATGGTGGGTCATACTGGCAATATGAATGCAACAATTAAAGCTATAGAAACAGTAGATAAATGTATAGGTCAAATAGTTAATGCTACTGGCGAAATGGGTGGGAGTATTCTTATAACAGCCGATCATGGTAACGCAGAGGTAATGCAAGGTCCTTCAGGAGAACCATGGACAGCACACACTATAAATAAAGTTCCATTAATTTTTATTGAGGGTGAAAAAAGAAAAATCCCGAATATGGGTAATGAGATTTATTTAAGGGATAATGCTGGATTAGCAGATATTGCACCAACTCTATTACAATTGTTAAATCTTCCAATACCAAAAGAAATGACAGGAAAATCTCTAATTAAAGAAATCGAGTTAAAAGGTTATAATAAAGTAGTACAGCACGTATAA
- a CDS encoding GTP-binding protein yields the protein MSQVWLISGSPGCGKTNWILNTFKNYSGNCGYLRLGGYSEINLEQAINSKIDFAFLKDQIPNLLDLSISNSISEKDKENILIIIEFPQFFIPKSQGINGVDLRIINELEKYNLQPNRYLHFGRDPELSIKDTLDFRAIESISLDLKKHIWDPASLNTFWFELVNGAYGDVYRAKALMNLPDGRYILFNWIVSQQGSQYQTLNQVAPLNGRPERCSEIVIQGKNLNFESIKSTIHNCLLNEAVLDHHQTSLRNSQLQTARR from the coding sequence ATGAGTCAAGTTTGGTTAATATCAGGGTCGCCGGGATGCGGTAAGACAAATTGGATACTAAATACTTTTAAGAATTATTCTGGTAATTGTGGTTACTTACGTCTTGGAGGGTATTCCGAAATTAATTTAGAGCAAGCTATAAATTCAAAAATTGATTTTGCTTTTTTGAAAGATCAAATTCCTAACTTATTAGACTTATCTATTTCAAACTCAATATCAGAGAAAGATAAAGAAAACATTTTAATTATTATTGAATTTCCACAATTTTTTATACCTAAATCTCAAGGTATTAATGGGGTTGATCTGAGAATTATTAATGAACTTGAAAAATATAATCTCCAGCCAAATAGATATCTTCATTTTGGTAGAGATCCAGAATTATCAATTAAAGATACTTTAGATTTTAGAGCAATTGAATCAATAAGCCTTGATCTTAAAAAGCATATTTGGGATCCTGCAAGCTTGAATACTTTTTGGTTTGAATTAGTTAATGGTGCTTATGGGGATGTATATAGAGCAAAAGCATTAATGAACTTGCCGGATGGGCGTTACATCTTGTTTAACTGGATAGTTAGTCAGCAAGGATCTCAATATCAAACATTAAACCAAGTTGCCCCTCTTAATGGAAGACCAGAAAGATGTTCTGAAATTGTTATACAAGGGAAAAATTTAAACTTCGAGTCAATAAAATCAACGATTCATAATTGTCTTCTTAATGAAGCTGTACTAGATCATCATCAAACTTCACTTAGAAATTCACAACTACAAACTGCTCGCCGTTAA
- a CDS encoding heat-labile enterotoxin alpha chain codes for MKHLLIASILFFIPLGAFADERQRQIEYEAINLVIKKYGKGLENRLKGTELNPNYRSWFENDCFVSVAAGTYQESNWSSMEWFSVNVCSDSAEIMESE; via the coding sequence ATGAAACATTTGCTTATTGCATCAATCCTTTTTTTTATACCTTTAGGAGCTTTTGCTGATGAAAGGCAAAGACAAATTGAGTACGAAGCTATAAATCTTGTTATTAAAAAATATGGAAAAGGCTTAGAAAACAGATTAAAAGGAACTGAATTAAATCCCAATTATCGAAGTTGGTTTGAGAATGATTGTTTTGTAAGTGTTGCCGCTGGTACATACCAAGAAAGTAATTGGTCCTCAATGGAGTGGTTTAGCGTTAATGTCTGTTCTGATTCTGCTGAAATAATGGAAAGTGAATGA
- a CDS encoding Hsp70 family protein — MEKNLSGTLAIDLGNTNTVVAFQDQKDINSVLVEIPNITSSPGVIPTAVWFEEPSKILKIGIGALKMKDNSNSDLFFHSNFKRLIGNPNEKINQKNILSPTECGEKFFKLLWAKIPQKYAIKRLVLTAPIDTYKGYREWLVNLCGEISVDEVALVDEPTAASLGINVPFGSKIMTLDIGGSTIDMNIVRIEGGEGKSGPIAELLKFKGNDVSSISKQKIRCAEIISKTGSKIGGKDIDQWIVDYFIPDNKYAINLLKAEEIKCKLSSSSIKYETKYATKLLTEGYQEKEFYLSKEIFEKIIIENNLLNHLNSLLKDLLNEARGKFCTVDDLNFIILVGGGTQIPLIKEWLTKKIPKIPIKSPPPIESIALGALAMTPGVKIKDILNKGLSIRLLNKREQKHFWHPIFCKGQTWPTETPYKLILQASKSNQKIFEIIIGETKKEREYDVIFENGLPKLSEFQSEEKIINWGKKPLRIEIKNKPNIGEDNLKLFFKITKKADLLVTCFDIKDEFLGEYNLGNIF, encoded by the coding sequence ATGGAAAAAAATTTATCTGGAACGCTTGCTATTGATTTGGGGAATACTAATACTGTAGTAGCTTTTCAAGATCAAAAAGATATAAATTCTGTTTTAGTTGAGATACCAAATATTACATCATCTCCAGGAGTTATCCCTACAGCAGTTTGGTTTGAGGAACCTTCAAAAATCCTGAAGATTGGTATTGGTGCTTTAAAGATGAAAGATAACTCTAATTCCGATTTGTTTTTTCATTCAAATTTTAAAAGATTAATTGGAAATCCTAATGAAAAAATAAACCAAAAAAATATTTTAAGCCCCACTGAATGTGGCGAGAAATTTTTCAAACTTTTGTGGGCAAAAATTCCACAAAAATATGCAATTAAAAGACTTGTTTTAACTGCTCCAATTGATACATACAAAGGTTATAGAGAATGGTTAGTTAACCTTTGCGGTGAAATATCTGTAGATGAAGTAGCACTAGTTGATGAGCCTACTGCGGCAAGTTTAGGGATTAATGTACCATTTGGCTCAAAAATAATGACATTAGATATTGGAGGAAGCACAATCGATATGAATATAGTCAGAATAGAAGGTGGAGAAGGGAAATCTGGTCCAATAGCTGAACTATTAAAATTCAAAGGAAATGATGTCAGCTCAATTTCAAAACAAAAAATAAGGTGTGCCGAAATAATCAGTAAAACAGGCTCAAAAATTGGAGGTAAGGATATTGATCAATGGATCGTTGATTATTTTATTCCAGATAATAAATATGCAATTAATCTTTTAAAGGCAGAAGAAATAAAATGTAAACTCAGCTCATCTTCAATCAAATATGAAACTAAGTATGCAACAAAATTATTAACTGAAGGATATCAAGAAAAAGAATTTTACCTGAGTAAAGAAATATTTGAGAAAATTATTATTGAGAATAATCTCCTCAATCATCTTAACTCCTTACTAAAAGATTTATTAAATGAAGCAAGGGGCAAATTTTGCACCGTAGATGACTTAAATTTTATTATTTTGGTTGGAGGGGGGACTCAAATACCATTAATTAAAGAATGGCTAACAAAAAAGATTCCAAAAATTCCAATAAAGTCCCCACCTCCTATTGAATCAATAGCTTTAGGAGCTCTGGCAATGACTCCAGGCGTAAAAATTAAAGACATCTTAAATAAAGGATTATCAATAAGATTATTAAATAAAAGAGAACAAAAACACTTTTGGCATCCTATTTTTTGTAAAGGCCAAACATGGCCAACTGAAACTCCATATAAACTGATCCTTCAGGCTAGTAAAAGTAATCAGAAAATATTCGAAATAATTATTGGTGAAACAAAAAAAGAAAGAGAATATGATGTGATTTTTGAAAATGGATTACCAAAATTATCAGAGTTTCAAAGTGAAGAAAAAATTATAAATTGGGGTAAAAAACCACTAAGAATCGAGATAAAGAACAAGCCTAATATTGGAGAAGACAACTTAAAACTTTTCTTCAAAATCACTAAAAAAGCTGACTTACTTGTTACGTGTTTCGATATTAAAGATGAATTTTTAGGAGAATATAATTTAGGAAATATCTTCTGA
- a CDS encoding type 1 glutamine amidotransferase, with protein MKGIKRLLVLQHLEIEGPGLFKQFAEERNLKIEIIRLDKKDNLPKTKEGDLILIMGGPMGVKDIGSDKYSWLKLERDFIRRELENKRPIIGVCLGAQLLASAAGGDVEILKYGYPPKELPEIGWSQIFIDKSNSDFKSLFEDPFHVLHWHGDRILLPNKAILIASSARCKEQFFRIGNFAYGLQFHIETTGVMINKWIKEDKEFVFKGLGSNGQEILREENKKYSDKSFLKRKLLINKLFELLEN; from the coding sequence ATGAAGGGAATAAAACGACTATTAGTTTTGCAGCATTTAGAAATAGAAGGACCTGGTCTTTTTAAACAATTTGCTGAAGAAAGAAATTTAAAAATTGAAATTATTCGTTTGGATAAAAAAGATAATCTTCCTAAAACAAAAGAAGGTGATCTAATTTTAATTATGGGTGGACCGATGGGAGTCAAAGATATTGGGAGCGACAAATACTCATGGCTTAAGTTGGAGAGAGATTTTATAAGAAGAGAATTAGAGAATAAGAGACCTATAATCGGTGTTTGCTTAGGTGCTCAGTTGCTTGCGAGTGCCGCTGGAGGAGATGTTGAAATTTTAAAATATGGATACCCTCCAAAAGAATTACCAGAAATTGGATGGTCTCAAATTTTTATTGATAAATCAAATAGTGACTTTAAATCACTGTTTGAAGATCCTTTTCATGTACTGCATTGGCATGGAGATAGGATTTTATTACCTAATAAAGCAATACTTATTGCTAGCAGTGCACGTTGTAAGGAACAGTTTTTTAGGATTGGTAATTTTGCTTACGGATTGCAATTTCATATAGAGACAACGGGGGTAATGATAAATAAGTGGATTAAAGAAGACAAAGAATTTGTCTTTAAAGGATTGGGATCAAATGGTCAGGAAATTTTAAGAGAAGAAAATAAAAAATATAGTGATAAGTCTTTTTTAAAAAGAAAGCTTCTCATAAACAAATTGTTTGAATTATTAGAAAATTAA
- a CDS encoding inward rectifier potassium channel, with protein sequence MELTELIKDYVATELLSSIELDFLEGELWETTQHIAEINTFFKAPKKICEQLDLDEKSCWQLCCAAVLDSSRPLKNGQKRVEDFKKLIKQYEINFI encoded by the coding sequence GTGGAATTAACTGAGCTAATCAAAGATTACGTAGCCACAGAATTATTATCAAGTATTGAACTTGATTTTCTTGAAGGAGAGTTATGGGAAACTACTCAACATATTGCTGAAATAAATACATTTTTTAAAGCCCCAAAAAAAATATGCGAGCAATTAGACCTAGATGAAAAATCTTGTTGGCAATTATGTTGTGCAGCTGTACTTGACTCCTCAAGACCTTTAAAGAACGGACAAAAAAGAGTTGAAGATTTTAAAAAATTAATTAAACAATATGAAATTAACTTCATATAA
- the pyrR gene encoding bifunctional pyr operon transcriptional regulator/uracil phosphoribosyltransferase PyrR, with the protein MSNKTKRIVILTELEFRKTIARLTSQIIEKVKNLENLVLIGIPTRGIDLAEVLEKELLCKTGLKIRKGIIDPTFYRDDQNRVGTRLIKATDIPTPIEKQEILLIDDVIYTGRTIRAAIDALYSWGRPQRVMLLVMVDRGHRELPIQPDFCGKKVPTSKDESISVRLNNIDNEEGVFLE; encoded by the coding sequence ATGTCCAATAAAACAAAAAGAATCGTAATACTTACTGAATTAGAGTTTAGAAAAACCATTGCACGTTTAACTTCCCAAATTATTGAAAAAGTAAAAAACCTTGAGAATCTTGTTTTAATTGGGATTCCTACTAGAGGAATTGATCTGGCCGAAGTTTTAGAAAAAGAATTACTCTGCAAAACAGGTTTAAAAATAAGAAAAGGAATAATTGATCCAACTTTTTATAGAGATGATCAAAATAGAGTTGGAACGCGCCTAATCAAAGCAACTGATATTCCTACTCCTATTGAGAAACAAGAAATTCTCTTAATAGATGATGTAATTTACACAGGGAGAACAATTAGAGCTGCAATCGATGCATTATATTCTTGGGGCAGACCTCAAAGAGTGATGTTGTTAGTAATGGTAGATAGAGGTCATAGAGAATTACCTATTCAACCCGATTTTTGCGGTAAAAAAGTTCCAACTAGTAAAGATGAAAGTATTAGCGTACGACTAAATAATATTGATAATGAAGAAGGAGTTTTTCTTGAGTAG
- a CDS encoding metallophosphoesterase family protein: MNQAVISCLHANLPAVEAVLKDIELQGITNITCLGDLVGYGPQPNEVIELIRDKKIPTCLGCWDEDVVDGLDACDCSYPSQLAEKRGHFAHQWTTDKLTKENKDYLANLPYSIRKDKCLFVHGSPNSQHEYLLPDMDAFAALERVENARAEILFCGHTHQPYIRELADGSIAVKIKNAVPKDIQEKEIQLPMRRIVNAGSVGEPRHGGTKATYVVHNEVTNEVKIREVEYDLELTCKAIIDAGLPPIFAWRLKNGFEFAEQAEDASHVCER, translated from the coding sequence ATGAATCAAGCTGTCATCTCATGCTTACATGCAAATTTACCTGCAGTAGAGGCTGTCTTAAAAGATATTGAACTCCAAGGAATTACAAATATTACCTGTCTTGGAGATCTAGTGGGTTATGGTCCTCAACCTAATGAGGTTATTGAGTTAATAAGAGATAAAAAAATTCCTACTTGTCTGGGATGTTGGGACGAAGACGTTGTTGATGGATTAGATGCTTGCGATTGTAGTTATCCTTCTCAGCTTGCTGAAAAGAGAGGTCATTTTGCTCATCAATGGACTACGGATAAATTAACTAAAGAAAATAAGGATTATCTAGCTAATCTACCCTACTCAATACGTAAAGATAAATGTCTTTTTGTTCATGGTAGTCCTAATAGTCAACATGAATATCTTCTACCCGATATGGATGCATTTGCAGCTCTTGAGAGAGTTGAAAATGCCAGAGCAGAGATTCTATTTTGTGGTCATACTCATCAACCTTATATTCGCGAATTAGCAGATGGTTCAATTGCTGTAAAAATCAAAAACGCTGTCCCCAAAGATATTCAAGAAAAAGAAATTCAATTGCCGATGCGAAGAATAGTAAATGCAGGTTCAGTAGGAGAGCCAAGGCATGGAGGAACTAAAGCTACTTATGTTGTCCATAACGAAGTCACAAATGAAGTAAAAATTAGGGAAGTGGAATATGATCTTGAACTTACGTGTAAAGCAATAATAGATGCCGGTCTTCCTCCGATTTTTGCATGGCGTTTAAAAAATGGATTCGAATTTGCAGAACAAGCTGAAGATGCATCTCATGTTTGTGAAAGATGA
- a CDS encoding DUF2811 domain-containing protein: MQKLNYDVNPKVLNQKDEVISFKCELQENLQKAMKEFVEQHPNWDQYRIIQAAIAGFLMQKGFQNRDLTRLYIGNMFSMNFTD, encoded by the coding sequence ATGCAAAAGTTAAATTACGATGTAAATCCAAAAGTTTTAAATCAGAAAGATGAAGTAATTAGTTTTAAATGTGAACTTCAAGAAAATCTGCAAAAGGCTATGAAAGAATTTGTTGAGCAACATCCTAACTGGGATCAATATAGGATAATTCAAGCTGCTATTGCAGGGTTTTTGATGCAAAAAGGATTTCAAAATAGGGATTTAACTAGACTCTATATTGGAAATATGTTTTCAATGAATTTTACGGACTAA
- a CDS encoding DNA-directed RNA polymerase subunit omega — protein sequence MNVSNNGGIDSNDLAKRGESLIRKSTNRYLTTVRIAFRAKQRRFDDFDGLLEESTIKPVQRSIIELSDEQDQPDLLPG from the coding sequence ATGAACGTATCAAATAATGGCGGTATTGACTCTAATGATCTTGCCAAAAGAGGTGAGAGTTTAATAAGAAAATCAACTAATAGATACTTAACTACTGTTAGAATTGCTTTTAGAGCTAAACAAAGGCGTTTTGATGATTTTGATGGACTATTAGAGGAGTCAACTATTAAACCTGTTCAAAGGTCTATTATTGAACTGAGTGATGAACAAGACCAACCAGATTTACTCCCTGGTTAA
- a CDS encoding DUF1818 family protein translates to MLEDKKRWRLHKDFKKGKFCFLIGVDNWSIELQKSEFHSLYLLLLRINEQLLGIQNELMDEEAITLELEKLPWYIELEGKKNEWSLRLVFESQDQTRSFEMYWPIQIAQTLFNEIKRMWESMD, encoded by the coding sequence TTGTTAGAAGATAAAAAAAGATGGAGATTACATAAAGATTTTAAAAAAGGTAAGTTTTGTTTTTTGATTGGGGTTGATAATTGGTCAATTGAGTTACAAAAAAGCGAATTTCATTCACTTTATCTCTTGCTTTTAAGAATTAATGAACAACTATTAGGTATTCAAAATGAATTAATGGATGAAGAGGCTATTACTTTAGAATTAGAAAAACTGCCTTGGTATATTGAGTTAGAAGGTAAAAAGAATGAATGGAGTTTGAGGTTAGTTTTTGAAAGTCAAGATCAAACTAGATCTTTCGAAATGTATTGGCCGATACAAATAGCACAAACTTTATTTAATGAAATAAAAAGAATGTGGGAATCAATGGATTAA
- a CDS encoding high light inducible protein: protein MTEKAEKLNGKAAMLGMFALIGAYYFTGQIVPGIF from the coding sequence ATGACCGAAAAAGCTGAAAAGCTTAACGGTAAAGCTGCAATGCTTGGAATGTTTGCTCTTATAGGGGCTTACTATTTTACTGGTCAAATTGTTCCAGGTATCTTCTAA